The genomic interval TCGCGGCTTCATCAGGTGTAATGGAGGGCATCGTCGTCCTGTCGTTCGTGACTGGGGCAGGGCGGCACGCACCAGCCGGGCAACGCGGACAAGACAGAGATGGGGCCTCTGGCCAGGCTCCTATGAAGTCACAACGCCACGCCTGATGAGTGCACGAGCACCTCCCGATCGAGGCCGACAAATCCCGTTAAGGACCCGAAGTCAGTCAGAGGGTGGGTCAAACCTCGGCGGGAGGTGCTCACAAACATCATCTCTGTCAGTGGGCGTATCTGCCGTATGACCTGCCGCCGAAGTCCGCGACGTATTACTACTTCGCGTTGTGGCGGGACGACGGCACCGACCAGGCCATTCACGATCTGCTGCGCTGTCAGGCGCGGGGGAGGATCCGTCGGCGGTCATCTTGGACACCCAGTCGATCCGGGCCGCGAACCATGTTCCGGCCGCGACCACCGGCAAGGACGGGAAGAAGGTGCCGGGCCGTAAGCGGGGGCTGGCCGTCGACGCTCTGGGACTGATCCGAGCCGAGCTGAAACGCCTGGTCAACCGGCAGATCCTGGCCGAGAGCCAACCCGGCCTGTTCACCCTCAACCCGGAACGGACACAACCTCCCGGACCGCCCTCTGAGGCCGAGAGCGTTGAGGCCGAGAGCGTTCAAGCCGAGAGCATCGACACGACTACAAGCAATCCACCTTGAGTGGGTGCGGGAACTCGACTCGGCCGGGCGGCCCCGGCGGAGACAAGGACGCCCCGGGAGCGGCGCGCGCTCCCGGGGCGTCCGACGCGCCTGAGCTGGGACTCAGGCGCGGAACACCGCCACTCCCCTGGCGGTGAGAGTGCGGTCGGGGCCACCCAGGGCCGCGATGTCGACCGGTTCCGAGGTGCGGTTGATGACGAAGCGGGTGTCGCCGCGCACCGCCAGCTCGACCACACCGCGCAGCGGCGAGGGGAGTTCGCTGGTGACGCCGGCGCGGGACAGCAGGTCACCGAGCACCTGGCCGAGACCGTCGGGGCCGAGGCGGGTCGACACGTACGCCGCCGAGCCGGCGCCGACCGTACGGCGGGTGATCGCGGCCCGGCCGGCCTGGTCGCCGGTCTTGTAGGTGGCCAGCACCGCCGTGTCGGGCGAGACCACGTCGATGCGGTCGGTCCACAGGGTGCCGGTGAGGCCGTTGTCGAGTTCGGCCGTGTCGCCGTCGAGCAGGGGGCCGAACTCCTCGATGCGGATGCCGAGCAGGTCGCGCAGCGCCCCGGGGTAGCCGCCGAGCCAGGCGTGGTCGTTCTCGTCGACGATCCCCGAGAAGTACGTGGTGATCAGGTGCCCACCGGACGAGGCGTACGAGGTCAGCCGGTCAGCCAGGCCGGACGGCACCACGTGCAGCACGGGCGCCACCACCACGTCGTACGCCGAGAAGTCGGCCGCCACGGGCAGCACGTCGGCCCGTACGCCCAGGTCGAGGAACGCCGTGTACCAGTCGAGCGCCTCCTGCCGGTAGCGCAGCGCAGCGGTCGGGTGGGAGTCCTGCTCGACCGCCCACCACGAGGTCCAGTCGAACAGGATCGCAGCCTTGGCCGGCGTACGGGGAACGCCCGCCACATGGGAGAGCGAACGAAGCGTCGAGCCGAGCGAGGCCACCTCGCGGAACAGCGAGGAGTCGGTGCCGGCGTGCGGGACCATCGCCGAGTGGTATTTCTCGGCGCCGGCCCGGGACTGCCGCCACTGGAAGAAGCAGACCGCGTCGGCGCCGTGGGCGACGTGGGTGAGCGAGTCGCGGGCCAGTTCGCCCGGCTTCTTGGCCAGGTTGATCGGCTGCCAGTTGACCGCGCTGGTGGAGTGTTCCATCAGGAACCACGGCCGCCCGCCGGCCAGGTTGCCGGTCAGGTTGGCCGAGAACGACAGCTCGTCCAGGGTTTGTCCGCCGGGCAGGCGGTAGTGATCGTTGGAGACGAAGTCGACCTCGGCCGCCCAGTCCGCGTAGTCCATGCCCTTGGTCTCGCCCATGACCATGAAGTTCGTGGTCACGGGGATGTCGGGCGTGATCTCGCGCAGGACGGCCTTCTCGGCGACGAGGTAGTCCTTGAGCGCGTCGGACGAGAACCGCTTGAAGTCGAGCTGCTGGGTCGGGTTGGGGTGGGTCGCGGCCTGGCGCGGGGGCAGGATCTGCTCGAAGCCGGTGTACCACTGCGACCAGAACGCCGTGCCCCACGACTCGTTCAGCGCGTCGATCGTCGTGTATCGGGCACGCAGCCAGGTGCGGAACGCGGCCGCCGCGTCGTCGGAGTAGTCGTAGACGTTGTGGCAGCCCAGCTCGTTGCTGACGTGCCAGGCCACCACGGCCGGGTGGTTGCCGTACCGGGTGGCCATCGCCCGTACGAGCCGCAGCGCGTGCTCACGGAAGATCGGCGACGTCGGCCGCCACTGCTGACGGCCGCCCGGCCAGATCGTGTTGCCCTTGGCGTCCACCGGCAGGACCTGCGGATACGCGGTGGTCAGCCACGGCGGCGGGGAGGCCGTCGCCGTGGCCAGGTCGACCGCGATCCCGTTGGCGTGCAACTTCTCGATCGCTTCGTCGAGCCAGCCGAAGTCGTACCGGCCCGGGGCGGTCTCCAGTTTGGCCCACGAGAAGATGCCGAGCGAGACGATGGTGACGCCGGCCTCGCGCATCGCGCGTACGTCGTCGTCCCAGACCTCGCGGGGCCACTGCTCGGGGTTGTAGTCCGCGCCGTACTCGAGACGAGGGTCTCCGGCCCGGCGCAGCCAACGGGGGTTTTGCACAAGATCTCCCAGGTGGAACGGACTTACTTGACGGTGAAGCCCTGCTCGTTGCCGTACTTGGCGGACTGCTCCTGCCAGGCCTTCAGCCCGTCGGTGAGCGTGGTGCCCGAGACGTACGCCTTGCCCACGGTGTCGTTGAAGATGCTGTTCGAGTAGACCTGGAACGGCAGGTACGACCACCCGGTGACGACGTTCTGGGCCGACTTGGCGAAGACCTCGTTGGCCTTCTGACCGCCGAAGTACTCGAACTCGTCGGCCAGCCATTTCGGGTCGGCCAGGGTCTTGCTGGTGGCCGGGAAGGCGCCGCCGTCGACGCGGATCTGCACGCCGTCGCCGTCGTTGGCGAATTTCAGGAACCCGTACGCGAGCTCCTTGTTGGCGCCCTTCTCCATGATCGCAAGAGAGCTGCCGCCGTTCTCGGCGCTGGCGTTGGCGCCGGCGGTCCACTGCGGGAGCTCGGCCGCGCGCCACTTGCCGGAGCCGGCCGGGGCGCTGGTGACGAAGTTGGCCGGCATCCACGCGCCGGTCGCGATCGTGGCGATCGAGCCGTTGCCGATGCCCTGGAACCAGCCGTCGCTCCAGGAGCTGACCGGGGCGAGCAGCTTCTCGCTGATCAGCGCCTGCCACACCTTCACGAACTCCTGCGAACCGGCGTCGGTGAAGTTGATCGTGACGTTGGTGCCGTCGACCTGGTACGGCTTGCCGCCGGCCTGCCAGATGAGGCTGGTGGTCAGGCCCGCGTCACCGGTGTCGTTGGTGATGTACGCCTTGGGGTCGGCCTTGTGCAGCTTGCGCGCGGCGTCGAGGTACTCGGTCCAGGTCTTCGGCACCTCGATCTTGTGCTTGTCGAAGACCTCCTTGTTGTAGAACAGCGCCATCGGGCCCGAGTCCATCGGCAGGCCGTAGACGCCGCCGCCGGAGTTGACGGAGTTCCACGGGCCGGGGTTGAAGTCGGCCTTCAGAGCTTCCGCCCCGTACGGCTTGAGGTCGGTCAGCGCCTTGCCGATGGCGAACTGCGGCAGCGCGTAGTACTCGATCTGCCCGACGTCCGGCACGCCCTTGCCCGCCGCGATCGCGTTCTGCAGGGCGGTGTACTGCTTGTCGCCGGTGCCCGCGTTGACCAGCTCGACCTTGACGTTGGGGTACTTCTCCTGGAACTTCGTGACGACGTCTTTGAGCGTGGGCTCCCACGCCCACACCGTCAGGGTGCCGCCCTTCTCGAGCGCGGCGGTGACGTCGGCGTCGGAGACGGTGGAGCCGCCGGAGCCGGAACCTGTGGACGAGTCGTCCCCGCCGCCACCGCAGGCAGCCAGGGCCAGGACAGCAGCCGACGCAGCGGCCGCCACCTTGAGGAAACGGGTCATGGAGGAGGGTCCTTTCACAAAAGGGTTATTCCTTGACGGAGCCGGCGGCCAGGCCGGACTGCCAGTAACGCTGCAGCGACAAGAAGGCCGCGAGGAGCAGGACGACGGTGATCAGCGAACCGGTGATGACCAGGTTGAAGACGGCCTCGCCGCCGGCCGTGGCGGCCTGCGCGTTCCACGAGTTCAGGCCGACGGTGAGCGGGTACCAGTCCGGGTTCTTGAGCATGATCAGCGGCAGGAAGTAGTTGTTCATCGTCGCGACCATGGTGAAGAGCAGCGTCGTGACGATGCCGGGCATGAGCAGCGGCACGCTGAGGCGGAACAGCGTGCGGAACTCGCCGGCCCCGTCGACCCGGGCCGCCTCGAGCATCTCGGTCGGCACCGCCTGGGCGGAGAACGTCCACATCAGGTACAGGCCGAACGGCGAGATCAGCGACGGGATGATCACGGCCCACGGGGTGTTGGTGAGCCCCATCTTGCTGAACATCAGGAACGTCGGGACGGCCAGCGCGGTCGGCGGCACGGCCACGGCGCCGATGACGATCGCGAACACGGCCTTCTTGCCGACGAAGTCGAACTTGGCGAGCCCGTAACCGGCCAGCAGCGCGAGGAACGTCGCCCCGCCGGCGCCGGCCACCACGTAGAGCAGGGTGTTGCCGAGCCAGCGCAGGAAGATCCCGTTGTCGTACGTGAAGGTGTCGGCGATGTTGCTGAACAGCGCGAACTTGCCGTCGTCGAACCACAGCCCGAACGACGAGAACAAGCCGTCCTGCGTCTTGGTCGAGTTGATCAGCAGCCATGCGAGGGGAACAGCGAGTACACGGCGATCAGCCCGGTGAGCACGGTCAGCAGCACGCTGCCCTTGCGCCGCCTTCTCGACGACAAGGT from Paractinoplanes brasiliensis carries:
- a CDS encoding carbohydrate ABC transporter permease, with product MFSSFGLWFDDGKFALFSNIADTFTYDNGIFLRWLGNTLLYVVAGAGGATFLALLAGYGLAKFDFVGKKAVFAIVIGAVAVPPTALAVPTFLMFSKMGLTNTPWAVIIPSLISPFGLYLMWTFSAQAVPTEMLEAARVDGAGEFRTLFRLSVPLLMPGIVTTLLFTMVATMNNYFLPLIMLKNPDWYPLTVGLNSWNAQAATAGGEAVFNLVITGSLITVVLLLAAFLSLQRYWQSGLAAGSVKE
- a CDS encoding beta-galactosidase, which encodes MQNPRWLRRAGDPRLEYGADYNPEQWPREVWDDDVRAMREAGVTIVSLGIFSWAKLETAPGRYDFGWLDEAIEKLHANGIAVDLATATASPPPWLTTAYPQVLPVDAKGNTIWPGGRQQWRPTSPIFREHALRLVRAMATRYGNHPAVVAWHVSNELGCHNVYDYSDDAAAAFRTWLRARYTTIDALNESWGTAFWSQWYTGFEQILPPRQAATHPNPTQQLDFKRFSSDALKDYLVAEKAVLREITPDIPVTTNFMVMGETKGMDYADWAAEVDFVSNDHYRLPGGQTLDELSFSANLTGNLAGGRPWFLMEHSTSAVNWQPINLAKKPGELARDSLTHVAHGADAVCFFQWRQSRAGAEKYHSAMVPHAGTDSSLFREVASLGSTLRSLSHVAGVPRTPAKAAILFDWTSWWAVEQDSHPTAALRYRQEALDWYTAFLDLGVRADVLPVAADFSAYDVVVAPVLHVVPSGLADRLTSYASSGGHLITTYFSGIVDENDHAWLGGYPGALRDLLGIRIEEFGPLLDGDTAELDNGLTGTLWTDRIDVVSPDTAVLATYKTGDQAGRAAITRRTVGAGSAAYVSTRLGPDGLGQVLGDLLSRAGVTSELPSPLRGVVELAVRGDTRFVINRTSEPVDIAALGGPDRTLTARGVAVFRA
- a CDS encoding ABC transporter substrate-binding protein → MTRFLKVAAAASAAVLALAACGGGGDDSSTGSGSGGSTVSDADVTAALEKGGTLTVWAWEPTLKDVVTKFQEKYPNVKVELVNAGTGDKQYTALQNAIAAGKGVPDVGQIEYYALPQFAIGKALTDLKPYGAEALKADFNPGPWNSVNSGGGVYGLPMDSGPMALFYNKEVFDKHKIEVPKTWTEYLDAARKLHKADPKAYITNDTGDAGLTTSLIWQAGGKPYQVDGTNVTINFTDAGSQEFVKVWQALISEKLLAPVSSWSDGWFQGIGNGSIATIATGAWMPANFVTSAPAGSGKWRAAELPQWTAGANASAENGGSSLAIMEKGANKELAYGFLKFANDGDGVQIRVDGGAFPATSKTLADPKWLADEFEYFGGQKANEVFAKSAQNVVTGWSYLPFQVYSNSIFNDTVGKAYVSGTTLTDGLKAWQEQSAKYGNEQGFTVK